A window of Hemibagrus wyckioides isolate EC202008001 linkage group LG03, SWU_Hwy_1.0, whole genome shotgun sequence contains these coding sequences:
- the utp25 gene encoding U3 small nucleolar RNA-associated protein 25 homolog isoform X1, with amino-acid sequence MKMGKRRRKHPNLKNLTKKQKKHLKEFGEQHPFDDNVTERPEKTQIVHLKERCSSSGSESDGEVEEEKPSAYEKLLLSINTGAAEDDDVSEEEEDSDDAAEDLDDACEEDDEAAEESGEGHDGDEAAGFSEEEEALGGGKQEKEFTDETHEAEFSLELNLPADGEQEKHHTSREDMFVEHQETELSEVEVNRISSGSKLRTQVKWSRLGVLHCSLPLERFPAVVPSSSISLPIFHKTLETKVCTLGHSSTPEGGDAAGLTDLQDELLRLMGSYRDVYYPECSVLNGVAETRQVYCLHALNHVLKANSRVLTHNAVLKEAKAEDEFRDQGLTRSKVLILVPFREAALRVVQTFISLLESDGKKMDVSNKKRFKDEYGEVPSSKPAGLHRPDDHHAIFSGNVDDHFRIGVSILKRSMRLYSPFYSSDIIIASPLGLRTLIGAEGEAQRDFDFLSSVELLVLEQSDVFLMQNWEHVLHVMKHMNLQPLDSHGVDFSRVRMWNLNNWARFYRQTLVFSSIQEPQINNIITKHCYNYRGQVSVKNLPKTGSICQVLVQLPHVFQMFQTDSFMDQDDRFQFFVDKVLPQYRDSVMSHTLIYVPSYFDFVRVRNFLKKEDVSFCVISEYSERSEVSRARHYFNNGEKQFLLFSERFHFYKRYTIKGIQNIIFYALPTYSHFYSEVCNMLQVSGSDGVSSSASFTCTALYSRYDAHRLAAVTGAERAASMIRSNKSVHLFITGEETRV; translated from the exons ATGAAGATGGGCAAAAGGAGGCGAAAACATCCGAATTTAAAGAATTTAaccaaaaaacagaagaaacatcTGAAAGAATTCGGAGAGCAACATCCTTTCGATGACAA tgtCACTGAAAGACCTGAGAAAACACAGATCGTCCACTTG aaagagagatgttCCTCCTCGGGTTCTGAGAGCGATGGAgaagtggaggaggagaaacCCAGCGCCTATGAGAAACTGCTGTTGAGCATAAACACCGGTGCTGCTGAGGATGATGATGtcagtgaggaagaggaagacagTGACGATGCTGCGGAGGATCTGGATGATGCTTGTGAag AGGATGATGAAGCTGCAGAGGAAAGTGGTGAAGgtcatgatggtgatgaggcTGCAGGCTTCtctgaggaagaggaagctCTAGGAGGAGGGAAGCAGGAGAAGGAGTTCACTGATGAAACACATGAAGCTGAGTTCAGTTTGGAGCTGAATCTTCCTGCAGATGGAGAGCAGGAGAAACACCACACGTCCAGAGAAG acatgtttgTGGAGCATCAGGAAACAGAGCTGAGTGAAGTCGAGGTGAACAGAATCTCAAGTGGATCCAAACTCAGGACTCAGGTTAAG TGGTCCAGGCTTGGTGTCCTGCACTGCTCACTTCCCCTCGAGCGCTTCCCTGCCGTGGTTCCGTCCTCGTCCATCTCTCTCCCGATTTTCCATAAAACTCTGGAGACGAAGGTGTGCACCCTTGGtcactcctccacacctgaagGGGGCGACGCTGCAGGACTCACTGACCTGCAGGACGAGTTGCTGAGGCTCATGG GTTCCTACAGGGACGTTTATTACCCAGAATGCTCTGTGCTGAACGGGGTAGCGGAGACTCGGCAGGTGTACTGTCTCCACGCTCTCAACCACGTCCTGAAGGCCAACTCCAGAGTGCTTACCCACAATGCCGTGCTGAAGGAGGCGAAGGCCGAGGACGAGTTTAGGGATCAAGGGCTCACCAGATCCAAA GTTCTAATCCTGGTTCCGTTTCGAGAAGCAGCGCTCCGCGTGGTCCAGACCTTCATCTCCCTGCTGGAGAGCGACGGGAAAAAGATGGACGTCAGCAACAAGAAGAGGTTTAAAGACGAGTACGGAGAGGTGCCCAGCTCCAAACCGGCCGGTCTCCACCGACCCGATGACCATCACGCCATCTTCTCTGGGAACGTGGACGATCACTTCAGGATCG GCGTGTCCATCCTGAAGCGCAGCATGCGTCTCTACTCCCCATTCTACTCCTCTGACATCATCATCGCATCTCCTCTGGGTCTGAGGACGCTGATTGGTGCAGAAGGAGAGGCTCAGAGGGACTTTGACTTCCTGTCGTCTGTGGAGCTGCTGGTTCTGGAGCAGAGTGACGTGTTCCTCATGCAGAACTGGGAGCACGTGCTG CACGTGATGAAGCACATGAACCTGCAGCCTCTGGATTCTCATGGTGTGGATTTTTCCCGTGTGCGCATGTGGAACCTGAACAACTGGGCCAGGTTTTACAGACAGACACTGGTGTTCAGCTCCATCCAGGAACCACagatcaacaacatcatcaccaaGCACTGCTACAACTACAGaggacag gTTTCGGTTAAAAATCTTCCTAAAACAGGCTCCATCTGCCAGGTGCTGGTCCAGCTGCCACACGTCTTCCAGATGTTTCAGACGGACAGTTTCATGGACCAGGACGACAG GTTCCAGTTCTTTGTGGATAAGGTTCTCCCGCAGTACCGGGACTCGgtgatgtcacacacactcatctacgtGCCGTCGTATTTCGATTTTGTGCGTGTGAGGAACTTCCTGAAGAAGGAGGACGTGAGTTTCTGCGTGATCAGCGAGTACTCGGAGAGATCGGAGGTTTCCCGCGCGAGACACTACTTCAACAACGGAGAGAAACAGTTCCTGCTCTTCTCCGAGAGGTTCCACTTTTacaagag GTACACCATTAAAGGAATCCAGAACATTATTTTCTATGCTCTGCCCACGTACTCTCACTtctacagtgaggtgtgtaacatgcTGCAGGTCAGCGGCTCTGACGGTGTGTCCAGTTCAGCCAGCTTCACCTGCACGGCTCTGTACTCTCGCTACGACGCTCACAGACTGGCAGCGGTCACCGGGGCAGAGCGAGCCGCCAGcatgatccgatccaacaagTCTGTCCATCTCTTCATCACGGGGGAGGAGAcgcgtgtgtga
- the utp25 gene encoding U3 small nucleolar RNA-associated protein 25 homolog isoform X2, whose product MTSQRFLSYKYGVTERPEKTQIVHLKERCSSSGSESDGEVEEEKPSAYEKLLLSINTGAAEDDDVSEEEEDSDDAAEDLDDACEEDDEAAEESGEGHDGDEAAGFSEEEEALGGGKQEKEFTDETHEAEFSLELNLPADGEQEKHHTSREDMFVEHQETELSEVEVNRISSGSKLRTQVKWSRLGVLHCSLPLERFPAVVPSSSISLPIFHKTLETKVCTLGHSSTPEGGDAAGLTDLQDELLRLMGSYRDVYYPECSVLNGVAETRQVYCLHALNHVLKANSRVLTHNAVLKEAKAEDEFRDQGLTRSKVLILVPFREAALRVVQTFISLLESDGKKMDVSNKKRFKDEYGEVPSSKPAGLHRPDDHHAIFSGNVDDHFRIGVSILKRSMRLYSPFYSSDIIIASPLGLRTLIGAEGEAQRDFDFLSSVELLVLEQSDVFLMQNWEHVLHVMKHMNLQPLDSHGVDFSRVRMWNLNNWARFYRQTLVFSSIQEPQINNIITKHCYNYRGQVSVKNLPKTGSICQVLVQLPHVFQMFQTDSFMDQDDRFQFFVDKVLPQYRDSVMSHTLIYVPSYFDFVRVRNFLKKEDVSFCVISEYSERSEVSRARHYFNNGEKQFLLFSERFHFYKRYTIKGIQNIIFYALPTYSHFYSEVCNMLQVSGSDGVSSSASFTCTALYSRYDAHRLAAVTGAERAASMIRSNKSVHLFITGEETRV is encoded by the exons ATGACAAGTCAGCGGTTCCTCAGCTATAAATATGG tgtCACTGAAAGACCTGAGAAAACACAGATCGTCCACTTG aaagagagatgttCCTCCTCGGGTTCTGAGAGCGATGGAgaagtggaggaggagaaacCCAGCGCCTATGAGAAACTGCTGTTGAGCATAAACACCGGTGCTGCTGAGGATGATGATGtcagtgaggaagaggaagacagTGACGATGCTGCGGAGGATCTGGATGATGCTTGTGAag AGGATGATGAAGCTGCAGAGGAAAGTGGTGAAGgtcatgatggtgatgaggcTGCAGGCTTCtctgaggaagaggaagctCTAGGAGGAGGGAAGCAGGAGAAGGAGTTCACTGATGAAACACATGAAGCTGAGTTCAGTTTGGAGCTGAATCTTCCTGCAGATGGAGAGCAGGAGAAACACCACACGTCCAGAGAAG acatgtttgTGGAGCATCAGGAAACAGAGCTGAGTGAAGTCGAGGTGAACAGAATCTCAAGTGGATCCAAACTCAGGACTCAGGTTAAG TGGTCCAGGCTTGGTGTCCTGCACTGCTCACTTCCCCTCGAGCGCTTCCCTGCCGTGGTTCCGTCCTCGTCCATCTCTCTCCCGATTTTCCATAAAACTCTGGAGACGAAGGTGTGCACCCTTGGtcactcctccacacctgaagGGGGCGACGCTGCAGGACTCACTGACCTGCAGGACGAGTTGCTGAGGCTCATGG GTTCCTACAGGGACGTTTATTACCCAGAATGCTCTGTGCTGAACGGGGTAGCGGAGACTCGGCAGGTGTACTGTCTCCACGCTCTCAACCACGTCCTGAAGGCCAACTCCAGAGTGCTTACCCACAATGCCGTGCTGAAGGAGGCGAAGGCCGAGGACGAGTTTAGGGATCAAGGGCTCACCAGATCCAAA GTTCTAATCCTGGTTCCGTTTCGAGAAGCAGCGCTCCGCGTGGTCCAGACCTTCATCTCCCTGCTGGAGAGCGACGGGAAAAAGATGGACGTCAGCAACAAGAAGAGGTTTAAAGACGAGTACGGAGAGGTGCCCAGCTCCAAACCGGCCGGTCTCCACCGACCCGATGACCATCACGCCATCTTCTCTGGGAACGTGGACGATCACTTCAGGATCG GCGTGTCCATCCTGAAGCGCAGCATGCGTCTCTACTCCCCATTCTACTCCTCTGACATCATCATCGCATCTCCTCTGGGTCTGAGGACGCTGATTGGTGCAGAAGGAGAGGCTCAGAGGGACTTTGACTTCCTGTCGTCTGTGGAGCTGCTGGTTCTGGAGCAGAGTGACGTGTTCCTCATGCAGAACTGGGAGCACGTGCTG CACGTGATGAAGCACATGAACCTGCAGCCTCTGGATTCTCATGGTGTGGATTTTTCCCGTGTGCGCATGTGGAACCTGAACAACTGGGCCAGGTTTTACAGACAGACACTGGTGTTCAGCTCCATCCAGGAACCACagatcaacaacatcatcaccaaGCACTGCTACAACTACAGaggacag gTTTCGGTTAAAAATCTTCCTAAAACAGGCTCCATCTGCCAGGTGCTGGTCCAGCTGCCACACGTCTTCCAGATGTTTCAGACGGACAGTTTCATGGACCAGGACGACAG GTTCCAGTTCTTTGTGGATAAGGTTCTCCCGCAGTACCGGGACTCGgtgatgtcacacacactcatctacgtGCCGTCGTATTTCGATTTTGTGCGTGTGAGGAACTTCCTGAAGAAGGAGGACGTGAGTTTCTGCGTGATCAGCGAGTACTCGGAGAGATCGGAGGTTTCCCGCGCGAGACACTACTTCAACAACGGAGAGAAACAGTTCCTGCTCTTCTCCGAGAGGTTCCACTTTTacaagag GTACACCATTAAAGGAATCCAGAACATTATTTTCTATGCTCTGCCCACGTACTCTCACTtctacagtgaggtgtgtaacatgcTGCAGGTCAGCGGCTCTGACGGTGTGTCCAGTTCAGCCAGCTTCACCTGCACGGCTCTGTACTCTCGCTACGACGCTCACAGACTGGCAGCGGTCACCGGGGCAGAGCGAGCCGCCAGcatgatccgatccaacaagTCTGTCCATCTCTTCATCACGGGGGAGGAGAcgcgtgtgtga